The sequence CAGGCCCATCCCGACCGCGTACGCGACGAAGAGCCCGACCCCGGCGAGCGGGCTGCCCGCCCGGAACCCGGCGACCACCACGGCCAGGAACGGTCCGATGGTGCAGCCGAGGGAGGCGATCGCGTAGGCCGCACCGAAGAGGACCATCGATCCGAAACTGCGTCGGACCTCGGGGCCGTTGGCGATCCGGGGGGCGAAGGTCGGTAGCGCCCGGCCCGCGACGAGCCAACCGCCGGTGGCGACCAGGGCGAGCCCGATCGCGACCGACACCCAGGGCAGGCGGCTGGCCAGGGCGTCGGCGGCGGGGCCGGCGAGAAGCCCGAAGCCGCCGAAGACGGCGACGAAGCCGAGGGTCATGGCGGCGGTCAGGGCCAAGGCCCGACCCACCGGAGCGAGCGGACCGCGGCCGTCCGCCGGGCCGTCACCCAGCACCAGCATCGACAGGTACGCCGGCAGGAGCGCGAAGCCGCACGGGTTGACGGCGGCGAGCAGCCCGGCGCCGAGCGCGAGACCGTAGGGGGCGTCAACCATCTCAGGTCAGCTCCGCGACCCGCTCGCGGAGGTCGGTCTGGGAGAGGGGACCGTTGTGGACGACCGTGCCGGTGGAGTCCAGCAGCACGTAGTGCTCCTGCGAGACCACCTCGAACCGCTGCCACACCTCGCCCGCGTCGTCGGC comes from Salinispora tropica CNB-440 and encodes:
- a CDS encoding cytochrome c biogenesis CcdA family protein, which gives rise to MVDAPYGLALGAGLLAAVNPCGFALLPAYLSMLVLGDGPADGRGPLAPVGRALALTAAMTLGFVAVFGGFGLLAGPAADALASRLPWVSVAIGLALVATGGWLVAGRALPTFAPRIANGPEVRRSFGSMVLFGAAYAIASLGCTIGPFLAVVVAGFRAGSPLAGVGLFVAYAVGMGLMVGAAALAVALARESLVRRTRRAGPLLGRVAGLLLVLTGGYVAWYGWYEIRLFAGGDADDPVIDAAGRVQTTVSGWVNSLGPWTIGAAVAALLAAAVAGTLLRRHRSAARQPAPASDLPSQDAARR